Proteins encoded in a region of the Diospyros lotus cultivar Yz01 chromosome 9, ASM1463336v1, whole genome shotgun sequence genome:
- the LOC127810544 gene encoding caffeoyl-CoA O-methyltransferase-like isoform X1, whose translation MCQCSLNSKEKDVVEVWFKIFTPISLVMADAVFKTLLKSEALQKYIVNTTAYPREHEQLKGIREATFKKYGPRTVIMVPPDEGLLLSMLLKIMNAKRTMEIGVFTGYSLLTTALALPDDGQVVAIDPSREAYEIGLPFIQKAGVEHKINFIQSEANSVLNEMLLSNFTLMQDKCKTEFDFVFVDADKDNYIHYHEKLIELVKIGGVIAYDNTLWYSTVGSEEEEVPEHLRANRKAIMDLNHRLAHDHRIEIAQISIADGLTLCRRVA comes from the exons ATGTGTCAATGCAGTTTAAACAGTAAAGAAAAAGATGTGGTTGAAGTGTGGTTTAAAATATTTACGCCCATAAG CTTAGTCATGGCTGATGCAGTTTTCAAGACCCTTCTCAAGAGCGAGGCTCTTCAAAAG TACATCGTGAACACAACTGCATATCCAAGAGAGCACGAACAACTCAAGGGCATAAGAGAAGCAACATTCAAAAAATATGGCCCAAG AACGGTGATTATGGTACCACCTGATGAAGGACTACTACTTTCAATgcttttgaaaattatgaatgCAAAGAGGACAATGGAGATTGGGGTTTTCACGGGCTATTCTCTTCTTACTACAGCCCTTGCCTTGCCTGATGATGGCCAG GTAGTTGCAATAGACCCCAGTCGAGAAGCATACGAAATTGGACTTCCATTCATTCAGAAGGCTGGCGTGGAGCATAAGATCAACTTCATACAGTCAGAAGCCAATTCAGTTCTGAATGAAATGTTATTAAGTAAT TTTACTTTAATGCAGGACAAATGCAAAACGGAATTTGACTTTGTGTTTGTGGACGCTGACAAGGACAACTACATTCACTACCATGAGAAACTAATAGAATTGGTGAAGATAGGTGGCGTTATTGCGTATGACAACACCCTGTGGTACTCTACAGTTGGTAGTGAAGAGGAAGAAGTTCCGGAGCATCTCCGAGCAAATAGAAAGGCCATAATGGATCTCAACCATCGACTAGCCCATGATCATCGGATAGAGATCGCGCAGATTTCCATCGCTGATGGTCTCACTCTTTGCAGGCGCGTCGCCTAA
- the LOC127810544 gene encoding caffeoyl-CoA O-methyltransferase-like isoform X2, with translation MCQCSLNSKEKDVVEVWFKIFTPISLVMADAVFKTLLKSEALQKYIVNTTAYPREHEQLKGIREATFKKYGPRTVIMVPPDEGLLLSMLLKIMNAKRTMEIGVFTGYSLLTTALALPDDGQVVAIDPSREAYEIGLPFIQKAGVEHKINFIQSEANSVLNEMLLSNDKCKTEFDFVFVDADKDNYIHYHEKLIELVKIGGVIAYDNTLWYSTVGSEEEEVPEHLRANRKAIMDLNHRLAHDHRIEIAQISIADGLTLCRRVA, from the exons ATGTGTCAATGCAGTTTAAACAGTAAAGAAAAAGATGTGGTTGAAGTGTGGTTTAAAATATTTACGCCCATAAG CTTAGTCATGGCTGATGCAGTTTTCAAGACCCTTCTCAAGAGCGAGGCTCTTCAAAAG TACATCGTGAACACAACTGCATATCCAAGAGAGCACGAACAACTCAAGGGCATAAGAGAAGCAACATTCAAAAAATATGGCCCAAG AACGGTGATTATGGTACCACCTGATGAAGGACTACTACTTTCAATgcttttgaaaattatgaatgCAAAGAGGACAATGGAGATTGGGGTTTTCACGGGCTATTCTCTTCTTACTACAGCCCTTGCCTTGCCTGATGATGGCCAG GTAGTTGCAATAGACCCCAGTCGAGAAGCATACGAAATTGGACTTCCATTCATTCAGAAGGCTGGCGTGGAGCATAAGATCAACTTCATACAGTCAGAAGCCAATTCAGTTCTGAATGAAATGTTATTAAGTAAT GACAAATGCAAAACGGAATTTGACTTTGTGTTTGTGGACGCTGACAAGGACAACTACATTCACTACCATGAGAAACTAATAGAATTGGTGAAGATAGGTGGCGTTATTGCGTATGACAACACCCTGTGGTACTCTACAGTTGGTAGTGAAGAGGAAGAAGTTCCGGAGCATCTCCGAGCAAATAGAAAGGCCATAATGGATCTCAACCATCGACTAGCCCATGATCATCGGATAGAGATCGCGCAGATTTCCATCGCTGATGGTCTCACTCTTTGCAGGCGCGTCGCCTAA
- the LOC127810544 gene encoding caffeoyl-CoA O-methyltransferase-like isoform X3, which yields MADAVFKTLLKSEALQKYIVNTTAYPREHEQLKGIREATFKKYGPRTVIMVPPDEGLLLSMLLKIMNAKRTMEIGVFTGYSLLTTALALPDDGQVVAIDPSREAYEIGLPFIQKAGVEHKINFIQSEANSVLNEMLLSNFTLMQDKCKTEFDFVFVDADKDNYIHYHEKLIELVKIGGVIAYDNTLWYSTVGSEEEEVPEHLRANRKAIMDLNHRLAHDHRIEIAQISIADGLTLCRRVA from the exons ATGGCTGATGCAGTTTTCAAGACCCTTCTCAAGAGCGAGGCTCTTCAAAAG TACATCGTGAACACAACTGCATATCCAAGAGAGCACGAACAACTCAAGGGCATAAGAGAAGCAACATTCAAAAAATATGGCCCAAG AACGGTGATTATGGTACCACCTGATGAAGGACTACTACTTTCAATgcttttgaaaattatgaatgCAAAGAGGACAATGGAGATTGGGGTTTTCACGGGCTATTCTCTTCTTACTACAGCCCTTGCCTTGCCTGATGATGGCCAG GTAGTTGCAATAGACCCCAGTCGAGAAGCATACGAAATTGGACTTCCATTCATTCAGAAGGCTGGCGTGGAGCATAAGATCAACTTCATACAGTCAGAAGCCAATTCAGTTCTGAATGAAATGTTATTAAGTAAT TTTACTTTAATGCAGGACAAATGCAAAACGGAATTTGACTTTGTGTTTGTGGACGCTGACAAGGACAACTACATTCACTACCATGAGAAACTAATAGAATTGGTGAAGATAGGTGGCGTTATTGCGTATGACAACACCCTGTGGTACTCTACAGTTGGTAGTGAAGAGGAAGAAGTTCCGGAGCATCTCCGAGCAAATAGAAAGGCCATAATGGATCTCAACCATCGACTAGCCCATGATCATCGGATAGAGATCGCGCAGATTTCCATCGCTGATGGTCTCACTCTTTGCAGGCGCGTCGCCTAA